A stretch of Methanosphaerula palustris E1-9c DNA encodes these proteins:
- a CDS encoding ATP-binding response regulator — protein MTKLKKILIVEDDEIIASLIERMLQKKDYTIVAKVTSGEEALNQTADLGPDLVLMDITLKGVIDGIYAARYINTIFNIPVVFLTGSYDDETIERAKIAEPMGFISKPFNDRDLYSNIEIALYNHTMRKRVLNLKDGGVKSVMAALDAIIMTDMRGRIFFMNPYAEQLINVSYRQAIMHSINKLFFLIDIRTGQPIEDPIYEVVKESMVIGIENNLAMITNDKKKRHITLSARPIRDTRDDVIAVYVKIHTRTQTERKLFTT, from the coding sequence ATGACAAAACTGAAAAAAATCCTGATCGTCGAGGATGATGAGATCATTGCGAGCCTGATCGAACGGATGCTTCAGAAGAAGGACTACACCATCGTGGCCAAGGTCACGAGCGGTGAAGAGGCACTGAATCAGACCGCAGATCTCGGGCCCGATCTGGTGCTGATGGACATCACCCTCAAGGGGGTCATCGATGGGATCTATGCAGCCCGATATATCAACACCATCTTCAATATCCCGGTCGTATTCCTGACTGGCAGTTATGACGACGAAACGATCGAACGGGCAAAGATTGCCGAACCGATGGGATTCATTAGCAAGCCGTTCAATGACAGAGATCTCTACTCAAATATTGAGATCGCACTGTATAACCACACGATGCGGAAGAGAGTGCTGAATCTCAAGGATGGCGGGGTGAAGAGTGTGATGGCCGCACTCGATGCGATCATTATGACAGATATGAGAGGCAGGATCTTCTTCATGAATCCGTACGCAGAGCAGTTGATCAATGTCAGTTACCGACAGGCCATCATGCACTCGATCAACAAACTTTTCTTTCTGATTGATATCAGGACCGGGCAGCCGATCGAGGACCCTATCTATGAAGTGGTGAAGGAGAGCATGGTGATCGGGATCGAGAACAATCTGGCTATGATCACCAACGACAAGAAGAAGCGCCATATCACCCTCTCAGCACGGCCGATCCGGGATACCCGGGACGATGTGATCGCAGTCTATGTGAAGATCCATACCCGCACCCAGACCGAGCGAAAACTGTTCACCACCTGA
- a CDS encoding Coenzyme F420 hydrogenase/dehydrogenase, beta subunit C-terminal domain, producing MAAKGDMVLAWTTNADLQKKAECGGAVTALLKYALENKIVDAVLTVQRGVDLYDAQPVLITNPEDLNNTAGSLHCGTLLLSKLIKKYLDGASDMKLGVTVKGCDMMGIYELAKRKQINLDNVTMIGVNCGGSVSPALARTMIREKYEVDPNDVKKEEIDKGQFIIETEEGHKGIAMDILEDEGFGRRTNCRRCKLKVPRQADLACGNWGVIGDKAGKATFVEVCSQKGADLLTRAEQAGAIATEPAPAKGIEIRGKIEGAMLKLGDKWRAKDFTELGQGQTRLEKIMKATARCIKCYSCIEACPICYCVDCSTKNPALVTPGEIPPNFMFHLIRYAHISDSCVNCGQCEELCPAEIPNALFMHAQQVELEDLFGHKPGVDMTLPILALVEERAERDRLAKTGSDMIYLNCFNK from the coding sequence ATGGCAGCAAAAGGCGACATGGTCCTGGCCTGGACCACCAATGCAGACCTACAGAAGAAAGCAGAGTGTGGGGGTGCAGTCACCGCTCTTCTCAAATATGCACTTGAAAACAAGATCGTCGATGCAGTGCTGACCGTGCAGAGAGGGGTTGACCTCTATGATGCCCAGCCAGTCCTGATCACGAACCCCGAAGACCTGAACAACACGGCAGGTTCCCTCCACTGCGGAACGCTCCTGCTCTCCAAGTTGATCAAGAAGTACCTCGACGGCGCCAGCGACATGAAACTCGGTGTCACCGTCAAGGGCTGCGACATGATGGGGATATACGAACTGGCCAAGCGCAAGCAGATCAACCTCGACAATGTCACCATGATCGGGGTGAACTGTGGCGGCTCAGTAAGCCCGGCCCTCGCACGCACGATGATCCGTGAGAAGTACGAAGTCGACCCGAACGACGTTAAAAAGGAGGAGATCGACAAGGGACAGTTCATCATCGAAACTGAGGAAGGTCACAAAGGTATCGCCATGGACATCCTTGAGGATGAGGGTTTTGGCCGCAGGACCAACTGTCGCCGCTGCAAGCTGAAGGTCCCCCGCCAGGCAGACCTCGCCTGCGGAAACTGGGGTGTTATTGGCGACAAGGCAGGCAAGGCCACCTTCGTCGAAGTCTGCAGCCAGAAGGGCGCAGACCTCCTCACCAGGGCAGAGCAGGCAGGCGCCATCGCCACCGAGCCGGCCCCAGCAAAGGGGATCGAGATCCGGGGAAAGATCGAGGGCGCCATGCTGAAGCTCGGCGACAAGTGGCGAGCAAAGGACTTCACCGAACTCGGTCAGGGACAGACGCGGCTCGAAAAGATCATGAAGGCAACCGCACGCTGCATCAAGTGCTACTCATGCATCGAAGCCTGCCCGATCTGTTACTGCGTGGACTGCTCAACAAAGAACCCGGCACTGGTCACTCCAGGAGAGATCCCACCGAACTTTATGTTCCACCTGATTAGATACGCACATATATCAGACTCCTGCGTGAACTGTGGACAGTGTGAGGAACTCTGCCCAGCAGAGATCCCGAACGCCCTCTTCATGCATGCACAGCAGGTCGAGCTAGAAGATCTCTTCGGCCACAAACCGGGTGTCGACATGACACTGCCGATACTGGCACTGGTCGAAGAGCGTGCAGAGCGCGACCGGCTTGCGAAGACCGGCAGCGACATGATCTATCTGAACTGTTTCAACAAATAA
- a CDS encoding transposase family protein: MSGLKKTPMFPLMLDLVRSGLSAMDGVVFTERQCCPYCGGPLLVHDYKDRKFATLLQGSDQMDIMVSVRRFHCRSCHRLVTAEVPFYPDVHLGSPVVDLCIVLTHQLPYSQADRLIRDLGVVLHRGTIRNYATLPIMPAVTDNLFGITFPRSLLNLSSLAAARSAGEPITGEDALAACMSVDLSNQEVIRSLSK; the protein is encoded by the coding sequence GTGTCTGGACTGAAGAAGACTCCCATGTTCCCCCTGATGCTGGATCTAGTCCGGTCGGGTCTCTCTGCAATGGATGGTGTAGTCTTCACCGAACGACAGTGCTGCCCGTATTGTGGCGGGCCCTTACTCGTCCATGATTATAAGGATCGTAAGTTTGCAACTCTTCTCCAAGGGTCGGACCAGATGGATATCATGGTATCGGTCCGACGTTTTCACTGCCGGTCCTGTCACCGGCTGGTCACTGCCGAAGTTCCATTCTACCCGGACGTCCACCTCGGATCCCCTGTGGTGGATCTTTGTATCGTCCTCACCCACCAGTTGCCATACTCCCAGGCGGACCGGCTGATTCGTGATCTGGGTGTCGTTCTCCACCGTGGCACGATCAGAAACTACGCGACTCTCCCGATCATGCCGGCCGTGACTGATAACCTCTTTGGGATCACCTTTCCTCGCTCGCTCCTGAACCTGTCATCGCTGGCTGCAGCCAGGAGTGCAGGAGAGCCGATCACCGGGGAGGATGCACTGGCTGCCTGCATGTCCGTGGATTTATCTAACCAGGAAGTCATCAGATCCTTATCAAAATAG
- the endA gene encoding tRNA-intron lyase, whose amino-acid sequence MHHFKTCPSNKFLVKGSVDGTSVRLGMDGLVLYEQSGYGRPEKDGLRLAPQEALYLVYRSKITIEGYDLESLISYFCEQELFFRSFIVYRDLRERGYVVQTGPHDFRVFRRGQRPGVGTSQYMVRVLSERDLIDFEVLISEAAASINMRKQHVLAVVDDEGELTYYEIKLQPLQKDQPEPTLEPVDGLLTGRSVLIPGAAGSVFEAAGYGKRFDDQRLMLSLVEAGYLQKREILTVHHRDQILSPGEYTELFKADDAEATEKAAVYDQIRDLGYIPRTGYKFGHHFRVYVCGMSHSDLLIHAIARGTALPMSVISRSVRLAHSVKKKMLFGCVHTTGIQYIEFGRIKL is encoded by the coding sequence GTGCACCATTTTAAAACCTGCCCCTCCAATAAGTTCCTTGTGAAGGGGAGCGTCGACGGGACCTCGGTGAGGCTCGGGATGGATGGGCTTGTGCTCTATGAGCAGAGTGGCTATGGAAGGCCGGAGAAGGACGGGCTGCGGCTGGCCCCTCAGGAGGCGCTGTACCTGGTCTACCGGTCCAAGATCACCATTGAAGGATATGATCTGGAGAGCCTGATCTCATACTTCTGTGAACAGGAGTTGTTCTTCCGAAGTTTCATCGTCTACCGGGACCTCCGCGAACGGGGGTACGTGGTCCAGACCGGGCCCCATGATTTCCGGGTCTTCCGGCGGGGGCAGCGGCCCGGTGTCGGTACCTCGCAGTACATGGTCAGAGTTCTTTCAGAACGGGACCTGATCGACTTCGAGGTGCTGATCAGCGAGGCGGCAGCCTCAATCAATATGCGCAAACAGCATGTGCTGGCCGTTGTCGACGACGAAGGGGAACTGACCTACTACGAGATCAAACTCCAGCCCCTGCAGAAGGACCAACCTGAGCCCACCCTTGAACCAGTGGATGGTCTCCTCACCGGCAGATCGGTGCTGATCCCGGGGGCGGCCGGCTCAGTGTTCGAAGCGGCCGGTTACGGGAAACGGTTCGATGATCAGAGACTGATGCTCTCGCTGGTCGAGGCGGGCTATCTGCAGAAGAGGGAAATTCTAACCGTGCATCATAGAGATCAGATCCTCTCTCCTGGAGAGTATACCGAACTCTTCAAAGCAGACGATGCCGAGGCCACCGAGAAGGCTGCGGTGTATGACCAGATCCGGGACCTTGGATATATCCCTCGGACCGGGTACAAGTTCGGCCACCACTTCAGGGTCTATGTCTGTGGCATGTCCCATTCAGATCTGCTGATCCATGCGATCGCCAGAGGTACAGCACTGCCGATGAGTGTGATATCCCGTTCGGTCAGGCTCGCCCACAGTGTCAAAAAGAAGATGTTGTTTGGATGTGTACATACTACCGGAATTCAGTACATCGAATTCGGACGAATCAAGTTATGA
- a CDS encoding ATP-binding protein has product MIDQLPDPGFVVERSGRIIGWNRRLETLSGVSRDDMVGMDGTACGILFYGDERPPLVDLILPSRTPPDLIPYAILELDPGAVSAEVHLPCLRGGAGGLVLAKTAVVTDRSGAVIGGIETLTDISAQRSAIERLLSANANLQQANRVVRHDIMNELTIVLGYLNLAGESVTDPEVQGDLARASLGARQIQQLIEFTREIRSHGTVLPSWQQLDKVVAAALKNSTSCVPTVTVRGDAVRLLADSLLVRVISTLLTDTYQRGGNLVELWTEEHGDHLCIIYTDDGDGIPEYEKERIFGENFDKVRGYGLFLDREILAVTGITLRETGDPDRGAHFEIVVPAGAYRILTGQEVSGSDWVVDL; this is encoded by the coding sequence ATGATAGATCAGTTACCAGACCCCGGGTTTGTGGTGGAGCGTTCTGGTCGTATCATCGGTTGGAATCGACGGCTCGAAACGCTCTCGGGTGTTTCCCGTGATGATATGGTGGGGATGGATGGGACGGCGTGCGGAATCCTCTTCTATGGGGACGAACGTCCCCCTCTTGTCGACCTGATACTTCCATCCCGGACCCCTCCTGATCTGATCCCGTATGCCATCCTGGAACTGGATCCGGGGGCTGTATCAGCAGAAGTTCATCTGCCCTGTCTCAGGGGGGGGGCCGGTGGCCTGGTGCTCGCGAAGACTGCTGTGGTGACGGATCGTTCGGGGGCGGTGATAGGGGGGATCGAGACTTTGACCGATATCAGCGCTCAACGATCTGCTATTGAGCGTTTGCTCTCTGCCAATGCCAATCTCCAACAGGCCAACCGGGTGGTCAGGCATGACATTATGAACGAACTGACGATTGTGCTCGGGTATCTCAATCTTGCAGGCGAATCGGTCACCGACCCCGAAGTGCAGGGGGATCTGGCCCGGGCAAGCCTTGGGGCGCGGCAGATTCAGCAACTGATCGAGTTCACGCGTGAGATTCGGTCCCATGGCACAGTCCTCCCATCCTGGCAGCAACTCGACAAGGTGGTCGCTGCTGCGCTCAAGAACTCCACCTCCTGTGTCCCCACTGTTACGGTAAGGGGGGACGCGGTTCGTCTCCTTGCAGACTCACTCTTGGTAAGGGTGATCTCTACGCTCCTCACCGATACCTACCAGCGGGGAGGGAATCTGGTTGAACTCTGGACAGAAGAGCACGGGGATCATCTCTGTATCATCTATACTGATGATGGAGATGGGATCCCTGAATACGAAAAAGAGCGAATATTTGGTGAAAATTTTGATAAGGTGCGGGGATATGGCCTCTTCCTTGATCGTGAAATTCTGGCGGTGACCGGGATTACTCTACGGGAGACCGGGGATCCGGACAGGGGGGCCCATTTTGAGATAGTCGTGCCGGCCGGCGCATATCGGATCCTCACTGGCCAGGAAGTATCTGGTTCAGATTGGGTCGTTGATCTTTAG
- the rpiA gene encoding ribose-5-phosphate isomerase RpiA, giving the protein MVDASAQAVGKREAGYRAADMVADGMVVGLGTGSTVFFAMERLAARIREGLVITGIPTSFQTAIRARGCGIPLATLNDYPVIDLAIDGADQVDPGFALIKGRGAAQTQEKCVAFAAKSLVIVADPSKLTRKLDAVVPIEVLSSAYVPVIRYLKTIGGVPVLREGIKKDGPVITDNGNMVIDCGFGTIGDPTALDIHLSSIPGVVTCGLFTTFADKTTVVVGDSNGCQVLSRNGQFPL; this is encoded by the coding sequence ATGGTTGATGCATCAGCACAGGCTGTAGGAAAGCGTGAGGCCGGGTATCGTGCCGCCGATATGGTCGCGGATGGAATGGTTGTCGGGCTTGGAACGGGCTCGACGGTCTTCTTTGCGATGGAGCGGCTCGCTGCACGGATCCGGGAGGGGCTTGTTATCACTGGAATCCCGACCTCGTTCCAGACCGCGATCCGGGCACGGGGTTGTGGAATTCCTCTGGCAACGCTGAACGACTATCCTGTGATCGATCTGGCCATCGATGGAGCTGATCAGGTCGACCCTGGTTTTGCTTTGATCAAGGGTCGGGGTGCTGCCCAGACCCAGGAGAAGTGCGTGGCCTTTGCGGCCAAATCTCTGGTTATTGTTGCGGATCCCTCCAAACTAACCCGAAAACTGGATGCTGTGGTCCCGATCGAAGTTCTCTCCTCTGCTTATGTGCCCGTGATCCGATACCTCAAAACAATTGGTGGTGTCCCTGTACTTCGGGAAGGAATTAAAAAAGACGGGCCTGTCATCACCGACAATGGCAATATGGTGATCGACTGTGGCTTTGGTACTATCGGTGACCCCACTGCCCTTGATATCCACCTCTCATCGATCCCCGGGGTTGTCACCTGTGGCCTCTTCACTACTTTTGCTGATAAGACGACAGTGGTCGTCGGTGATTCAAACGGGTGTCAGGTACTCTCACGAAACGGTCAGTTCCCTCTGTGA
- a CDS encoding hydantoinase/oxoprolinase family protein: MIGIDVGGANLKVVTEKGVAIHYCPLWEKAPITTLLRPYNPGLTEEAAVVMSGELADCFPAKEQGIRFIVNAVRAAFPQSRFYGMDGAFHDDSDPSLAAANWLASADRLRREHPNALFVDFGSTTTDIIPLTRFSDLTGLTDLLRLQRGYLIYTGMLRTNVAAILHSVDLEGVRTPISSEYFATSADLHLVLGHITTEQYTCDAPDHREKTLVGSQRRLARVVCADLEEIGEVGVLSIAEQCWAIQSHAIRREVERIAEVSGADEVLTAGIGAGLIAGVLGGTSLEEELGELADALPAWAVREMALQNRSH, from the coding sequence ATGATCGGGATCGACGTCGGCGGTGCGAATCTCAAGGTAGTGACCGAGAAAGGGGTGGCGATTCATTACTGCCCGCTCTGGGAGAAGGCCCCGATCACAACACTGCTCAGGCCCTATAACCCGGGCCTCACCGAAGAAGCTGCCGTCGTGATGAGTGGAGAACTGGCCGACTGCTTCCCAGCCAAGGAGCAGGGGATCCGGTTCATCGTAAACGCCGTCAGGGCAGCATTCCCTCAATCCCGGTTCTATGGCATGGACGGGGCCTTTCATGACGATTCAGACCCCTCGCTGGCAGCGGCCAACTGGCTCGCTTCTGCCGACAGGCTCAGAAGAGAGCACCCGAACGCCCTCTTCGTCGACTTCGGCTCGACGACGACCGACATCATCCCGCTGACCCGATTCTCTGACCTGACCGGACTGACCGATCTGCTCAGACTACAGCGGGGATACCTGATCTATACCGGTATGCTCAGGACCAACGTCGCAGCCATCCTTCACTCGGTTGATCTTGAGGGAGTCAGGACTCCTATTTCAAGCGAATACTTTGCGACCAGTGCCGATCTCCACCTGGTTCTGGGGCATATCACCACTGAGCAGTATACCTGCGACGCTCCCGATCACAGGGAGAAGACCCTGGTCGGCTCACAGAGGAGGCTCGCCCGAGTCGTCTGTGCAGACCTGGAAGAGATTGGAGAGGTCGGGGTCCTATCAATCGCAGAACAGTGCTGGGCGATCCAGAGTCATGCCATCAGAAGAGAGGTGGAACGGATAGCCGAGGTTTCAGGTGCAGACGAGGTGCTGACTGCAGGGATTGGGGCCGGCCTCATTGCGGGGGTACTCGGCGGTACCAGCCTTGAAGAGGAACTCGGAGAACTCGCCGATGCCCTTCCAGCCTGGGCGGTCCGCGAGATGGCGTTGCAGAACAGATCACACTGA
- the fdhF gene encoding formate dehydrogenase subunit alpha, translating to MEMKYVPTTCPYCGTGCGFNLVVKDGKVVDTAPWHRAPVNQGKTCAKGNYAAEFVNSPDRLTTPLIKKDGTFVEASWDEAYALIVSKFKAYKPEEMACLASARVSNEENYLLQKFARAVLKTPHVDHCARLCHASTVAGLAAVFGSGAMTNSIEDISEAKCIFVIGSNTFEQHPLIGRRIMMARLNGVKVIVADPRFTPTAKQADLYLPFFSGTDVALLNGLMQHIIKNGWEDKEFIAKRTKDFDKLKEVVMKDTYSLENVAKVTGLPAADIATAAEWIAKAESSALLYSMGITQHTVGVDNVKSTANLQMITGNLGKRGAGVCALRGQNNVQGACDMGCLPNVYSGYQQVANSDLHKKMTEAWGCDIAEGKVGYTVTKMINVLADEPGTLKCMYVMGENPMISDPDLHHVEKGLKNLEFMVVQDIFLTETAELADVVLPGSCYAERDGTQTNTERRVQLWRKAQDAPGQAKPDWQIICELGAAMGYEKQFAFKSPEEIFNEVAKVTPSYGGMTYARLGAEGLHWPCPTAEHPGTPVLHKEKFGTPDGLGILTPIEWKQPAEVPDAEYPLLLTTGRCMWHWHTGTMTRRSESLEREEPTGWVEMNPEDAKALGIKDKEMIRAISRRGEINIGARVTKDIKKGVVFMPFHFKECAANILTNNALDPIASIPEYKACSVRIEKIPEVQ from the coding sequence ATGGAGATGAAATACGTACCAACGACCTGTCCGTACTGCGGAACAGGTTGCGGGTTCAATCTTGTCGTCAAAGACGGGAAGGTTGTCGACACCGCACCATGGCATCGTGCCCCAGTAAACCAGGGCAAGACATGTGCAAAGGGGAATTATGCAGCCGAGTTTGTAAACAGCCCGGACCGGCTGACCACCCCCCTGATCAAGAAGGATGGCACGTTCGTCGAGGCATCCTGGGACGAAGCATACGCACTGATCGTTTCCAAGTTCAAAGCATACAAGCCAGAAGAGATGGCGTGTCTTGCATCTGCCCGTGTCTCCAATGAAGAGAATTACCTGTTGCAGAAATTTGCTCGTGCCGTCCTCAAAACACCACACGTCGACCACTGCGCCAGGCTGTGCCACGCATCAACCGTCGCCGGCCTTGCAGCCGTCTTCGGGTCAGGGGCCATGACCAACTCGATCGAGGATATCAGCGAGGCAAAGTGCATCTTTGTGATCGGGTCCAACACTTTTGAGCAGCATCCCCTGATCGGCCGCCGGATCATGATGGCCAGGCTGAACGGGGTAAAAGTGATCGTTGCAGATCCAAGGTTCACCCCCACCGCCAAGCAGGCCGATCTGTACCTGCCCTTCTTCTCAGGCACCGATGTCGCCCTGCTGAACGGGCTGATGCAGCACATCATCAAGAATGGATGGGAGGATAAGGAGTTCATTGCAAAGCGGACCAAGGACTTTGACAAACTCAAAGAGGTCGTGATGAAGGACACTTACAGCCTCGAAAACGTGGCAAAGGTCACCGGTCTCCCGGCAGCGGACATCGCCACTGCAGCCGAGTGGATCGCAAAGGCCGAGTCCAGTGCACTTCTCTATTCGATGGGCATCACCCAGCACACCGTTGGTGTCGATAATGTGAAGTCCACAGCCAACCTGCAGATGATCACCGGAAACCTCGGCAAGCGGGGCGCCGGCGTCTGCGCACTTCGTGGCCAGAACAATGTGCAGGGAGCCTGCGACATGGGCTGCCTGCCGAACGTCTACTCAGGCTACCAGCAGGTCGCCAACTCAGATCTCCACAAGAAGATGACCGAGGCATGGGGATGCGACATCGCCGAGGGCAAGGTCGGGTACACCGTCACCAAGATGATCAACGTTCTCGCTGATGAGCCTGGCACCCTGAAATGCATGTACGTCATGGGCGAGAATCCGATGATCTCTGATCCTGATCTTCACCACGTCGAGAAGGGATTGAAAAACCTCGAATTTATGGTCGTACAGGATATCTTCCTGACTGAGACCGCTGAACTTGCAGACGTTGTCCTTCCGGGCTCCTGCTACGCAGAGCGCGACGGAACCCAGACCAACACCGAGCGGCGTGTCCAGCTCTGGAGAAAGGCGCAGGATGCACCAGGACAGGCAAAGCCCGACTGGCAGATCATCTGTGAACTCGGGGCCGCAATGGGTTACGAGAAGCAGTTTGCATTCAAGAGTCCTGAAGAGATCTTCAACGAAGTGGCCAAGGTCACACCATCCTATGGCGGTATGACCTATGCACGCTTAGGCGCCGAAGGGCTCCACTGGCCATGCCCAACCGCAGAGCACCCCGGAACACCGGTCCTCCACAAGGAGAAGTTCGGAACACCTGATGGTCTCGGCATCCTCACCCCCATCGAATGGAAACAACCGGCAGAAGTACCGGATGCGGAGTACCCACTCCTCCTCACCACCGGCCGCTGCATGTGGCACTGGCATACCGGGACGATGACCCGCCGCTCGGAGAGTCTCGAACGCGAGGAACCGACCGGCTGGGTCGAGATGAACCCTGAAGATGCAAAGGCACTGGGCATCAAGGACAAGGAGATGATCCGGGCAATCTCCCGCAGAGGAGAGATCAATATCGGTGCACGGGTTACAAAGGACATAAAGAAAGGTGTTGTCTTCATGCCATTCCACTTCAAGGAGTGCGCAGCAAACATCCTGACCAACAATGCACTCGACCCGATAGCGAGCATTCCAGAGTACAAGGCGTGCTCTGTGAGGATTGAGAAGATTCCGGAGGTACAGTAA
- the surE gene encoding 5'/3'-nucleotidase SurE, with translation MKKPRVLLTNDDGINSVGLWAAYEALSDICEVTVVAPASQQSAVGRSISIFEPIRAGMVSMHGISAYAVGGKPTDAVIIGLYALDLKPDLVVSGINIGENLSYESIMTSGTVGAALEAANQGTPAVAFSLQVEDQGDKFDDPRRPSQSFSSAKQVVRDVCSRIFEQGFPQSTDVINVNVPSMIRGGYVVTRLAKKLFRTGVEKRLDPRGRPYFWINGPLLDDAEEGTDFHAIKSGAISITPITLDCTATWAVDDMSRLFSLEK, from the coding sequence ATGAAAAAACCCAGGGTGCTGCTGACAAATGATGATGGAATCAACTCTGTCGGACTATGGGCGGCATATGAAGCCCTATCTGATATCTGTGAGGTGACGGTGGTGGCCCCCGCCTCTCAGCAGAGTGCCGTCGGGCGATCGATCTCGATCTTTGAGCCGATCCGGGCCGGCATGGTTTCGATGCATGGGATTTCTGCCTATGCTGTTGGTGGGAAACCAACTGATGCGGTGATCATTGGGTTATATGCCCTCGATCTGAAGCCCGATCTGGTTGTCAGCGGGATCAACATCGGAGAGAACCTCTCGTACGAATCGATCATGACCTCGGGCACCGTCGGAGCTGCGCTGGAAGCGGCCAATCAGGGGACGCCTGCTGTGGCTTTTTCGCTGCAGGTTGAGGATCAGGGTGATAAATTCGACGATCCTCGACGACCGAGCCAGAGTTTTTCCAGTGCAAAGCAGGTGGTCCGGGATGTATGTTCCAGGATTTTTGAACAGGGTTTTCCTCAGTCAACCGATGTGATCAATGTGAATGTTCCCTCGATGATCCGGGGCGGATACGTGGTCACCCGGCTCGCCAAGAAACTCTTTCGGACCGGGGTCGAAAAAAGGCTGGATCCCCGGGGTCGTCCGTACTTCTGGATCAATGGTCCGCTGCTCGATGATGCTGAAGAGGGGACTGATTTTCATGCGATCAAGAGCGGGGCGATCTCGATCACCCCGATCACTCTGGACTGCACGGCCACCTGGGCCGTCGATGATATGAGTAGGCTCTTCTCTCTTGAGAAGTGA
- a CDS encoding TrmB family transcriptional regulator, which yields MRSEQVLFFTQKEEEFVDLLIGIGIRRNLAKVLVFLSSTSEATSRDIERGTDLRQPEVSIAMSRLHTEGWIESRESKAESKGRPVKIYRLGHPINAIVDQIEADKRSEAELQRQTMQQLRDLLSQRELTVS from the coding sequence ATGAGATCTGAACAGGTATTATTCTTCACTCAGAAGGAAGAGGAGTTCGTCGACCTGCTGATCGGGATCGGGATCAGACGGAACCTAGCAAAGGTTCTTGTCTTCCTCTCCAGCACCAGTGAAGCGACCTCACGGGATATCGAGCGTGGAACCGACCTCCGACAGCCAGAGGTGAGCATTGCAATGAGCAGGCTCCATACCGAAGGATGGATCGAGAGCAGAGAGAGCAAGGCTGAAAGCAAAGGAAGGCCGGTGAAGATCTATCGGCTTGGTCATCCGATCAATGCGATCGTCGATCAAATTGAGGCGGATAAACGATCAGAGGCAGAACTGCAGCGTCAGACGATGCAGCAACTCCGCGATCTCCTCTCACAGAGGGAACTGACCGTTTCGTGA
- a CDS encoding ATP-grasp domain-containing protein — protein sequence MKALIAEYTMTREPACAEEGRAMLEVLSASFERCGYEVLTPEGDDFSEEIRRLAPLCDVGLVIAPDPLLAGFSATLEHLTNNIGCGSMSVAVCANKLRAKTVLAKHGVPVPELMTAGLRIVKPIRGYGSAGVRLTDEPAGEVEFGERFIEGEHISVSMVGSRVVGDACDNYSGDPPLLLAVNRQTISQGPDGQIRYLGGETPIDHPRQDEIVATAALALNRLGCQGYTGVDMVVADHCYVVDVNPRITTSLVGIAACMEEEIADVLVNASHGRGPGSVHLSGSVRFDTHGGVTRL from the coding sequence ATGAAGGCGCTCATTGCAGAGTATACGATGACGAGAGAGCCGGCCTGTGCAGAGGAAGGGAGAGCGATGCTTGAGGTGCTCTCAGCGTCTTTTGAACGGTGCGGCTACGAGGTACTGACTCCTGAGGGGGACGATTTTTCAGAGGAGATCCGACGCCTCGCCCCCCTCTGCGATGTTGGACTGGTGATCGCCCCCGACCCACTCCTCGCCGGGTTCAGCGCGACCCTTGAACACCTGACCAACAACATTGGTTGCGGTTCGATGAGCGTCGCAGTCTGTGCCAATAAACTGCGAGCTAAAACGGTCCTCGCCAAACATGGTGTCCCTGTGCCGGAGTTGATGACGGCAGGGCTGCGAATCGTAAAGCCGATCAGGGGATACGGTAGTGCCGGGGTGCGCCTGACTGACGAGCCGGCAGGGGAGGTAGAGTTTGGGGAGCGGTTTATCGAGGGAGAGCACATTTCGGTCAGCATGGTCGGTTCCCGTGTCGTTGGGGATGCCTGTGACAACTATTCAGGCGATCCGCCCCTGCTGCTGGCCGTGAACAGACAGACGATCAGCCAGGGACCGGATGGCCAGATCCGATACCTGGGCGGTGAGACCCCCATCGATCACCCCCGCCAGGATGAAATCGTTGCGACTGCTGCACTGGCATTGAACCGGCTCGGCTGCCAGGGTTATACCGGGGTCGATATGGTTGTGGCGGACCACTGCTATGTGGTCGATGTGAACCCCAGGATCACGACGAGCCTGGTCGGTATCGCCGCCTGTATGGAGGAGGAGATCGCCGACGTGCTGGTCAATGCGTCGCACGGCAGGGGACCCGGATCGGTTCACCTGTCCGGCAGCGTCCGGTTCGATACCCACGGCGGAGTCACCAGATTATGA